A stretch of Endozoicomonas sp. SCSIO W0465 DNA encodes these proteins:
- a CDS encoding LexA family transcriptional regulator, with product MKPIQILPQPNPEVLPFYQSPAACGFTSPAADYLQETLSLDQLLIRHPAATFFARAQGRSMEGAGIFDGDILIIDRSLSPKDGDVILTLLDGELIVKRLVYRNNKPELHSEHPDYPPVKLDSEQEITVWGVVTEVIHHLR from the coding sequence ATGAAGCCAATCCAGATCCTTCCACAGCCCAACCCAGAAGTATTACCCTTCTACCAGAGCCCCGCAGCCTGCGGTTTTACCAGTCCTGCGGCAGATTACCTGCAAGAAACACTGTCCCTTGACCAACTGCTAATCCGCCATCCTGCTGCCACTTTTTTTGCAAGAGCCCAGGGACGATCCATGGAAGGTGCCGGTATCTTCGATGGCGATATCCTCATTATTGACCGCTCGCTATCCCCAAAAGATGGTGACGTGATACTCACTCTGCTGGATGGCGAGTTAATCGTAAAGCGCCTCGTCTACCGCAACAACAAGCCAGAACTCCATTCTGAGCACCCGGACTACCCGCCCGTTAAGCTCGATTCTGAACAGGAAATTACTGTTTGGGGTGTGGTGACTGAAGTCATTCACCACCTGCGATGA
- the istB gene encoding IS21-like element helper ATPase IstB, which yields MINETLARLRSLRLTGMADALNQQLDQPGTYSSLSFEERLSLLTEQEETERNNKRLARLLRSARFKLAARIHDIDYEHPRGLKQNQMASLSGGGWLDRYRNLLITGPCGSGKSYLACALGHMACLKGYSVRYYRMSRLLDELILAHGDGSYSRQLKQLAKVDLLILDDWGLEPLTQQQRNDLLEVMDDRHEQGSTLVTSQLPTRKWHASIGDETLADAILDRLMHNAHRIELKGESMRKKLGKLDAVEHLV from the coding sequence ATGATCAATGAAACACTGGCTCGCCTTAGGTCACTGCGACTGACCGGAATGGCAGATGCCCTCAATCAACAGCTGGACCAGCCGGGCACCTACAGTAGCCTTAGCTTTGAAGAACGACTGTCGTTGCTTACTGAGCAGGAAGAAACAGAGCGAAACAATAAACGTCTGGCTCGGCTGCTCAGAAGCGCCCGGTTTAAACTGGCTGCCCGGATACACGACATTGACTATGAACACCCCAGAGGTCTCAAACAGAACCAGATGGCCAGCCTGTCTGGAGGAGGCTGGCTTGACCGGTACAGGAACCTGTTGATCACCGGACCTTGTGGTTCCGGTAAGAGCTACCTGGCCTGCGCCCTTGGGCACATGGCTTGTCTGAAAGGCTACAGTGTCCGGTACTATCGGATGTCCAGGCTACTGGATGAACTGATCCTTGCCCACGGTGATGGCAGCTACAGCAGGCAGTTGAAACAACTGGCAAAAGTAGACTTGCTGATTCTGGACGACTGGGGCCTGGAACCACTGACGCAGCAACAAAGGAACGATCTGCTGGAAGTCATGGATGACAGGCACGAGCAAGGTTCCACGTTGGTTACCAGTCAATTGCCCACCCGGAAGTGGCATGCCAGCATTGGTGATGAAACTCTGGCCGACGCCATTCTTGACCGGCTTATGCACAATGCCCACCGGATTGAACTCAAAGGCGAATCCATGCGCAAAAAGCTTGGAAAATTGGACGCAGTTGAACACCTGGTCTAA
- the istA gene encoding IS21 family transposase — MRFGSQLSFRQISRSVRVSVGTVSNYVKAFQESELSWPLAEDISEPELIQALFPDASIANRKGLIDPDWAEVHQELKRKEVTKQRLWEEYCQAHPLNAYSYAQYCHRYNQWRGCQKRSMRQLHNAGEKLFVDYAGPTMPIINPDTGEIAHNAQIFVAVLGASNYTYAEATLSQKTEDWLGSHERAFEFFGGVPEIVVPDNPKCAVIKACRYEPDLNPSYQHLACHYQVAVIPARPYKPKDKAKAEVGVQVVERWILARLRHEMFFTLAELNLRIRELLIELNLKPFKQLPGTRRSAFEQLDEPALKPLPKQSFVFAEFIKARVNVDYHIICKGHAYSVPHQLARQEVEVQATEHCVTIYANGKVVASHARKHTRGFTTLAVHMPERHRHHQDWTPERLLNWANDIGQEVYCFIQSLLDSKEHPEQAYRASLGLLNLQREYGTERLNNACAHARNIGGYRLKNVRSILQSGKDLMPLEPQLKQTTGPLHDDHENIRGAICYQ, encoded by the coding sequence ATGCGGTTTGGCAGCCAACTCAGCTTCCGACAAATTTCCCGCAGTGTACGGGTCAGTGTGGGGACGGTATCCAACTACGTTAAGGCCTTTCAGGAATCGGAATTAAGCTGGCCCCTGGCAGAGGATATATCTGAGCCTGAGCTTATTCAGGCGCTGTTTCCCGATGCCTCGATAGCCAATCGAAAAGGGTTGATTGATCCTGACTGGGCTGAGGTGCATCAGGAACTGAAGCGCAAGGAAGTGACCAAACAACGACTCTGGGAAGAATACTGTCAGGCCCACCCCCTCAATGCCTACAGCTATGCCCAGTACTGTCACCGTTACAATCAGTGGCGTGGTTGTCAAAAGCGATCTATGCGACAGCTGCACAATGCAGGTGAAAAGTTATTTGTTGATTATGCCGGGCCAACCATGCCAATCATCAACCCGGACACCGGCGAAATTGCCCACAATGCCCAGATATTTGTGGCAGTGCTGGGAGCGTCCAACTATACCTACGCTGAAGCGACTCTGTCACAAAAAACAGAGGACTGGCTGGGGTCTCATGAACGGGCCTTTGAGTTCTTTGGTGGGGTGCCAGAAATTGTTGTGCCAGACAACCCAAAGTGCGCAGTTATCAAAGCCTGTCGGTACGAGCCGGATCTCAACCCATCATACCAGCACCTGGCTTGTCACTACCAGGTGGCAGTCATTCCGGCACGCCCCTACAAACCCAAAGACAAGGCCAAAGCAGAAGTCGGTGTACAGGTAGTGGAGCGGTGGATACTGGCCAGGCTTCGTCATGAAATGTTCTTTACCCTGGCAGAGCTGAACCTGCGGATACGTGAGCTGTTAATCGAACTGAACCTGAAGCCCTTTAAGCAGTTGCCAGGAACGCGACGTAGTGCGTTTGAACAACTGGATGAACCAGCCCTCAAGCCACTGCCGAAGCAATCTTTTGTGTTCGCTGAGTTTATCAAGGCCCGGGTGAATGTGGATTATCATATTATCTGCAAGGGGCACGCCTACTCGGTTCCCCATCAGCTTGCCAGGCAGGAAGTAGAAGTACAGGCGACTGAGCACTGCGTCACGATCTACGCTAACGGTAAAGTGGTGGCCAGCCACGCTCGCAAGCACACACGTGGATTTACGACGTTAGCAGTTCATATGCCGGAACGACATCGTCACCATCAGGATTGGACGCCTGAGCGTTTACTTAACTGGGCTAACGACATTGGTCAGGAAGTCTATTGTTTTATTCAATCACTGCTGGATAGCAAGGAGCATCCTGAACAAGCCTATCGAGCTTCATTGGGGCTGCTAAACCTGCAGCGGGAATATGGAACTGAACGACTCAACAACGCCTGCGCCCATGCCAGGAACATCGGGGGTTATCGGTTAAAAAATGTCCGATCAATCCTCCAGTCAGGCAAAGACCTGATGCCATTGGAGCCACAGTTAAAACAAACGACAGGTCCCTTGCATGATGATCACGAAAATATTCGTGGCGCTATTTGCTATCAATAA
- a CDS encoding Y-family DNA polymerase, which produces MFKCYQNGCSSVTRMSVQELPEYADPSLIDKALGVLSNNDGCIVARTAQLKALGVAMGTPAFKVMDQVERGEIILRSSNYALYGDMSSRFMSVLEQFSPKLEVYSIDEAFVDLSGFPEDSLHARGLDMKQRVFQWTGLPIGVGISTTKTLAKLANYAAKKFPATGGVVDLTNPVRQQRLMTITPVGEVWGVGRRIGKRLEAAGIHTAAQLANANRQWIKKQFSVVLERTVCELQGEYCIPWEEGGSANKHQIMCSRSFGHRVTTKQELHAALASFICRACEKLRKQKQYSREAILFIRTDPFKDNLPQTGRSLKLMAPSPTSDSSVWLQQLTPALDVLFQEGYEYKKAGFALMDLCSGQGFQGDLLAAASTHENTRMMSVLDAINQRFGSQTLRPASVGFESQQWHMNRQALSPCYTTQWRDIIRVRV; this is translated from the coding sequence GTGTTCAAGTGTTACCAGAATGGGTGTTCAAGTGTTACCAGAATGAGTGTTCAAGAGTTACCAGAATATGCAGATCCATCCCTGATTGATAAAGCCCTGGGCGTGCTGAGCAATAACGATGGCTGCATTGTTGCCAGAACAGCCCAACTCAAAGCACTGGGCGTTGCCATGGGTACACCGGCATTCAAAGTCATGGATCAGGTAGAGCGTGGCGAGATCATTCTGAGAAGCTCCAACTATGCACTCTACGGCGATATGTCCTCCCGTTTTATGTCGGTGTTGGAACAGTTCAGCCCGAAGCTGGAAGTGTATTCCATCGATGAAGCCTTTGTTGACCTCTCCGGTTTTCCTGAAGACAGCCTGCATGCCAGAGGCCTGGACATGAAACAGCGGGTATTCCAGTGGACAGGGCTTCCTATTGGCGTGGGCATCTCTACCACCAAAACACTCGCCAAACTGGCGAATTACGCGGCCAAGAAATTTCCGGCAACCGGAGGCGTTGTGGACTTAACCAATCCAGTTCGCCAGCAACGGCTAATGACGATTACCCCGGTTGGTGAAGTATGGGGCGTCGGCCGGCGAATCGGAAAACGGCTGGAGGCGGCAGGCATTCATACGGCAGCACAACTGGCAAATGCCAATCGACAATGGATCAAGAAACAGTTTTCTGTAGTGTTGGAACGCACAGTCTGCGAACTCCAGGGAGAATACTGCATTCCCTGGGAGGAAGGAGGTTCAGCCAATAAACATCAGATTATGTGTTCAAGAAGCTTTGGCCATCGAGTCACCACCAAACAGGAACTCCATGCGGCACTGGCCAGTTTTATCTGTCGTGCCTGCGAGAAACTCAGAAAGCAAAAGCAGTATTCCCGTGAAGCCATCCTCTTTATCAGGACTGACCCCTTTAAAGACAACCTCCCACAAACAGGCCGAAGTCTTAAGCTGATGGCACCGTCTCCTACCAGCGATAGCTCGGTCTGGCTGCAACAGTTAACTCCGGCTTTGGACGTGCTGTTTCAGGAGGGTTACGAGTATAAAAAGGCAGGCTTCGCCCTGATGGATCTCTGTTCTGGCCAGGGCTTTCAGGGTGATTTACTGGCAGCAGCATCAACCCACGAAAATACCCGGATGATGTCGGTACTGGATGCCATCAATCAACGTTTTGGAAGCCAAACACTGCGGCCTGCTTCAGTGGGGTTTGAGTCTCAGCAGTGGCATATGAACCGGCAGGCATTGAGTCCCTGTTATACGACTCAATGGCGGGATATTATTAGGGTTCGGGTTTGA